One genomic segment of Syntrophorhabdaceae bacterium includes these proteins:
- the rimI gene encoding ribosomal protein S18-alanine N-acetyltransferase codes for MGKTAETYPGDVTIRTMGQADLGDILEIERLSFISPWTRGMFEETIFSPIARNLVLEKDNKVIGYIMLYSVEDEAHIMNIAIDPVHRRKGLGVYLVNYIIEDCSRDGITDFFLEVREGNRGAQDLYRTLGFSVIGKRKGYYRETGEDAYVMHMSLKK; via the coding sequence TTGGGAAAGACCGCGGAAACATACCCTGGCGATGTTACGATAAGGACAATGGGACAGGCAGACCTTGGGGATATACTGGAGATTGAAAGACTCTCTTTTATCTCTCCCTGGACAAGGGGGATGTTTGAAGAGACCATCTTTTCACCGATCGCCAGAAATCTCGTGCTCGAAAAAGATAATAAGGTTATTGGCTATATTATGCTATACTCTGTTGAAGATGAAGCACACATTATGAACATCGCCATAGATCCCGTCCATAGAAGAAAAGGGCTTGGCGTTTATCTCGTAAACTACATTATTGAAGATTGTTCAAGGGATGGTATTACGGATTTCTTCCTTGAGGTAAGAGAAGGCAACAGGGGGGCGCAGGACCTTTACAGAACCCTTGGCTTTTCTGTCATAGGTAAAAGAAAGGGATATTACCGGGAGACCGGCGAGGACGCATACGTGATGCATATGTCGTTAAAGAAGTGA
- a CDS encoding molybdenum cofactor guanylyltransferase has protein sequence MADVISAILAGGKSTRMGRDKATLILDSEPLIHRVYGVVREVFDNTIVVSNNIKALPGMNIPIIEDVVALQSPLAGIVSALIHTGADYVFALACDMPFLSGEAIRYMLDNINGEDIIIPKTEKGYEPFHAIYGRSCISYMLTCIERGRYRVTDIFPYLSVKAVKEAPLFFCNGISVFTNINTEEELKKALTISRG, from the coding sequence ATGGCAGACGTTATTAGCGCGATCCTTGCGGGTGGCAAAAGTACAAGAATGGGAAGGGACAAGGCTACACTTATTCTCGATAGTGAACCGTTGATACACAGGGTATATGGTGTGGTGCGTGAGGTCTTCGATAACACTATCGTCGTCTCCAACAACATTAAGGCGCTGCCCGGTATGAACATCCCGATCATAGAGGATGTTGTTGCCTTGCAGAGCCCCTTAGCCGGTATTGTCTCTGCCCTCATACATACCGGCGCGGATTACGTCTTTGCCCTCGCCTGTGATATGCCCTTTCTGTCAGGAGAAGCAATAAGGTACATGCTGGATAATATCAATGGTGAGGATATCATCATACCGAAAACGGAAAAGGGGTATGAGCCGTTCCATGCGATCTATGGCAGGTCCTGTATTTCATATATGCTTACATGCATTGAAAGAGGGAGATACAGGGTAACGGATATATTCCCCTATCTCTCCGTCAAGGCGGTCAAAGAGGCCCCTCTCTTTTTTTGTAATGGTATTTCTGTGTTCACAAACATTAATACAGAAGAAGAGCTTAAAAAAGCGCTGACTATCAGCAGGGGTTGA
- a CDS encoding TRAP transporter small permease produces the protein MGGLLWIIEKLSRAMNAIAACSLTFIMLLTVADVILRYFGHPIVGTFEIVGFGGAVAIGFGMPLTSWLRGHIFVDFFVQKFPRVPQAVVNITTRLVCIGLFILIGWQLFGYAADLFKSGEVSLTRQIPFYPIAYGIGICCFLQCLVLVADIVKIFGGQYE, from the coding sequence ATGGGAGGACTGCTTTGGATCATAGAGAAATTAAGCAGGGCAATGAACGCAATAGCGGCTTGCTCCTTAACGTTCATAATGCTTCTTACCGTGGCCGATGTTATCCTCAGGTATTTCGGACATCCTATTGTCGGTACCTTTGAGATCGTTGGCTTTGGCGGGGCCGTTGCGATCGGCTTCGGTATGCCGCTGACCTCGTGGCTCCGGGGGCATATCTTTGTGGATTTCTTCGTTCAGAAATTCCCACGAGTCCCACAGGCCGTGGTCAATATTACAACAAGGCTTGTCTGCATAGGACTCTTCATACTCATAGGGTGGCAGCTTTTTGGCTATGCTGCCGACCTTTTCAAGTCAGGTGAAGTATCTCTTACGAGGCAGATCCCGTTCTATCCTATCGCCTATGGGATAGGCATTTGCTGTTTCCTGCAGTGCCTTGTCCTGGTTGCCGATATCGTGAAGATCTTTGGAGGACAATATGAATGA
- a CDS encoding TRAP transporter large permease: protein MNEVTIGIIGLLVVLVLFLTGIELAFAMILIGFLGFGYLISWSAALNLLAKDFYDVLNSYGFTVIPLFVLMGQVAFNSGIAKRLFDTSYKFIGHIPGGLAMATVAGATAFKSICGSSPATAATFASVAVPEMDRYGYDKRLSTGIVATVGTLGILLPPSVTLIIYGIITDQSIGRLFLAGIFPGLLIALFFIGVIYGWCKMNPAVGPKGERSTWGERIRSIPEVMWVVLIFFLVIGGILQGIFTPTEAGSVGTFLVLTLTFIRRDLNLKGYVKSVVESIRTACMVILLIAGSTVLGHFIAVT, encoded by the coding sequence ATGAATGAAGTTACCATAGGCATAATAGGGTTATTAGTTGTCCTTGTACTTTTCCTGACAGGTATCGAGCTTGCCTTTGCAATGATCCTGATAGGGTTTCTCGGTTTCGGCTACCTCATATCCTGGAGTGCAGCGCTCAATCTCCTGGCGAAAGACTTCTATGATGTCCTGAACTCATACGGATTCACGGTAATCCCTCTCTTCGTCTTAATGGGTCAGGTGGCGTTTAATTCGGGCATAGCGAAGAGGCTCTTCGATACCTCCTATAAATTCATCGGCCATATCCCTGGCGGGCTTGCCATGGCAACCGTTGCCGGCGCCACAGCCTTCAAGTCCATCTGCGGTTCTTCGCCTGCCACGGCAGCAACCTTCGCAAGCGTCGCCGTCCCTGAGATGGACCGTTACGGGTATGATAAGAGACTCTCAACGGGCATCGTTGCAACCGTCGGGACTCTCGGCATTCTGCTTCCGCCAAGCGTTACCCTCATCATCTATGGCATCATCACTGACCAGTCCATCGGGAGGCTCTTCCTGGCCGGGATATTCCCGGGTCTTCTTATCGCCCTCTTTTTTATCGGCGTTATATATGGCTGGTGCAAGATGAACCCCGCAGTCGGACCAAAGGGTGAAAGATCAACGTGGGGCGAAAGGATCAGGTCGATTCCCGAGGTCATGTGGGTTGTCCTTATCTTCTTTCTCGTCATCGGCGGTATCTTGCAAGGTATTTTCACGCCTACCGAAGCGGGCAGTGTCGGCACATTTCTCGTTCTTACCCTTACATTCATCAGAAGAGACCTCAACCTCAAGGGTTATGTAAAGTCTGTCGTTGAATCCATAAGAACTGCCTGTATGGTCATATTGCTCATAGCAGGTTCAACGGTACTCGGCCACTTTATCGCCGTAACCAA